TAATACATCTACctcaataactaaaaataattcacttaattccttaattaacactaattctaattaaaacccacgcacacactcacaaaACACACACGACACACACATAGATGCAGCGGCGCCCTCCTCCCCCCCTCATTCCTCACCGGCATCGCCGGCTCTCCGGGAACCACCACCGGTGCACCTCCCTTCTCTCACCTCTCGCCTcacgccctctctctcttctcaaactcTCACTCACCCTTCAACCCAGACACCGCGCCGCCTTCATCTACTGCCGGTGAAGGTGACAGCAACGAGGGCTGCGACCGCTGCGGTTCCTTCTCCGGCGAAGACGCGCCTAAGCGCCGCTCCCCTggcttcatctctctcgctcaccACTCAGACCTAAATCCCCAAAATCCAGAATCTACCCTAAATCCCCTagtttcatctctctctctctcaccgctcCCCTGAGCGCCACGACCGGAAGGCCACCGCCGCAGAGCCCAGTCACTTATCCGTTCACGGCCGGACAGCCGCCGCCGAGCCCAGTCTCTTCCCCGGCGAGAAACGCCGCCGCTGACCGCCTCTCAGAGCTCGAAACCCTGATTTCGCCACCTGAGCTTGAATTTGTTTTGGTGgaatttgttgttgaatttgttcgaatttattttgaatattcAGAAAGCTGTTGAATTTGCTGTAGAGAGTTTGAATTTGTAGGTGGAattgatttgttgaatttgtttgaatttgttgaaATTTATTTCTTGTTGGAAtcgaatttgtttgaatttgttgttgaaaTTGTTTGCTCAATATTACTTGAAATTGTTTACCCATTAATAAagaattaatcaattaaaattgtTATTAACACTATccctataaatttacttctctctccacttacacttattttaacaattttcttaaaactcgtgccgagtCCCAAATGAAActttttttcatggacggagggagtattatttattgagATTCATCAATTAAAAATGTATAAGtaatttctaaaaatagaaagGATATGAATTGGTGGACAGACCAAAAGATAAAGTAGGACATGAATTGATGGACggagagagaaatgaataaATACATCACTTAGttatttagtactccctccgtccgccaaaagtagaccatttttactatattgggcgtccgcaaagagtagaccactttccttttatggaaatggtcccaccactcactttaatcttttatccttacaaacactctttatttacaaaaaaacccacctcaaattcaatctcaaccacatatctcataaattggtgggaccctttctccactacatcaaaatcatcaccaattttattaaatcccgtgcccaaccaaagtggtctacttttggcggacggagggagtactatagtTTTTCTAAAGCTATGCACatcaaatatagaaaaaaaaaatctctcctTAATTTCGTATGCAAGTGGTATAAATATTGAAATTATGCACGAGATGAGGCCCTCTGCCTCTCGCTATCAAATCCTTTTACTGCAGCAGATTTGGTGGGAACTGTATAATTTTTTTCCATTCTACACATATTTTCACTCATAATCTCCCTTTAGCAAACCATATAGAGTATATCCTTAATTATTACTACCTCTTTAGCATGCATATGAATAAAAACCGGCGCATCTCTGCGTGAATAAATGAttgaatgaagaagaagaagaagaaggaagaaaataagcgacacacacacatatatatgtgtTCATCACTTCCAAGAGGCAACGCCTCTGACAAAAAACTCCTTTTCCAAACACACACTACACGCACTgccactcctctctctctctgcgctcCAACGTAACAAACAAAACAACCAACCCAAACCAACCTCTCATCCACCACTCTTAATTCCTTTCAATTTCATAAATCTTTTATTCTCTTCTTCCTTATGAGAAGATTATCACTGCTCCAATTCCAAACGCGTCATCACGGAACACCACCGTTTCGCAGGTGCGCCGCGAAGAtggcctccgccgccgcctcccgcCGCCACAGGAAGATCGTGGTCGTGATGGGCCCCACGGGCTGCGGCAAGACCAAGCTCTCCATCGACCTGGCGTCGAGATTCTTCCGTTCGTCGGAGATCGTCAACTCCGACAAAATCCAAATCCACCGCGGCCTCGACATCACCACCAACAAGATCCCTCCCCGCGACCGGGAAAACGTCCCCCACCACCTCCTCGGCGAGTTCGACTCGTCCGAGTCGCACCCCGAGTTCACCCCCTCCGACTTCCGCCTCGCCGCCTCGCTGCTCATCTCGCGAATCCACTCCCGCCGCAACACGCCCTTCGTCGTCGGCGGATCGAACTCGTTCATCTACGCATTGCTGGCCGAGAAATTCGACCCCGAGTCGGACGCGTTCGCCGGGCCCGACTCGGGCGTGTGCAGGGGGCTGAGGTACAGCTGCTGCTTCATCTGGGTGGACGTGTCGCCGGCGGTGCTGGCGGAGCATCTGGTGCGGCGGGTGGACGACATGCTGGGGTCGGGGATGTTCGAGGAGCTGGCGGAGTATTTCGGCGGCGGCGAGTGGGACTCGGTGAGTCGGCGCGGGCTGCGGGGGGCCATCGGGGTCCCCGAGTTCAGGAAATATTTCGAGAGAAAAGCGCGCGGTGATTGGACGGCTGGCGATGACGTGGCGGAGAGGGGGGCCTACGAGGAGGCCGTGGGGGCCATCAAGGACAACACGTGTCAGCTGGCCAAGAGGCAGCGCGGGAAGATCCTGCGGCTCAGGGACTCCGCCGGCTGGGACTTGAAGAGGGTCGACGCCACCGCGCCGCTCAGGGCGGCCATGGCCGGCCGGAACACGGCGGAGCTTTGGGAGAGACAGGTGGTGGAACCCAGCGTCAAGATTGTGAACCGCTTCTTGATGGGGGACTAGACTAGTTTAGctctcttgtttttttttttgggagtaATTATGGCcacttcattattttttttttctctgattttatttttgggagTTATACACTTTTGGTGGAGGTGGTGCGGCGACCAATTTTGGGGCATTTGGGGATTGCCGCCGTTGGAGATGAAAATGTGGGCTTCTTTACAAATGCTACCGGAAAGGAAGCAATTTTTCGCTAGTGTTGATATATGGCTATTTGGATCATCGTTTATAATATTCTTTTGGAGATTGAATGAAATGAATATACACCAATTTTGTGAATGTTTCGAGCTTTGGGGATTATAGTTTAGATTCGGTATCTCATTCGAGCGAATCTAAGTAGATTTATGGTTAATTTAATCATACTCTTACGAATTGAGCAAACCATAATGGAATTATTATTTAGGATAGTAGTCTAAAATGTTTGGAATAAAGTTTTAAAAATGTCCCGATGCTTAGATGATTGCGTTCTTTTACGtaacattttatatatatattttttaaaattataagaaaCATTCAATATATAAACAAATTCGCCAATCTGTACGCAAGTGagacatctttttttttttgatcaggaaaAAGAGGGATTTTATAATGAGAAAGATGGTGGTACCAGTAGTACCAGCAAGTTGCAAAGACAACGGAAACAAGGAAAAAACAACGAGAAGCAACATTCTCAAAAACGAGAGCGTCAGTTCTCGAGATTAGCAACGATGAACCATGAGCTAAAATCCTCAGATGCAGTGGTCAAGTTATATGCCTGTttccaactccacaatctcgATTGAATTGCTGCCAAGAGTTTTCCTTTATCCTACTTACCGTCATTAAACCGGAGATCATTCCTTTCATTCCAGATACTCCAAACCGCACAGATCCACACTCCAACCAGAAAATTAGTGTCTTTTTTGTTACCAAGATTCGTGAAGGCCAAGAAAGGGTCTTTCGCTTTTGAATGGAGAGCCGACCATTTTCCAAGCCAGGAGAGAAGTTCGTACCAGATTTCAGTCGATCTTTGGCAGGAGAAGAAAATGTGACTGATATCTTCGAGCTGCTCTTGACGAAAAACACAGAGTTGATCTTGATTCGGAATAGGCACCTGTCTTTTCAAAAGGTTGTCCATTGTCGCCATTTTTCCATTCATGATCCTCCACGCTGTCGTTTTAGCTTTGTGCGCTGCCGGAGCTTTCCAGATAATGTTAAGGTCCAAACCGTTGTTCCTACCTCCAGATGGCCTAAGATCTTTCTCGAGACTTTGGTATGCTGATTTGACCGAGAAGGTGGAATCGGTGCAAGTGAGACATCTATACCATACAAATCACAAACAACCGCATGCAGGTGGAATCGAGCGGGCCGGCCCGCCGTATTGTAGCTCCAACGTACTCCTAATCGGGCATTGAATTTACCAAATCATCAACCAttactttaaaaaaaagaaaggaaattgCACGTAgctattaataaaattttcagataTTTGGTTATATCATATAGTCTACTTAGACATCTAACAAATTTTAGAGAACTTTACTTATAGAAGTACATGACATGAGATATGCATGGATAACATAATGTAAGCACGCAGTGTGATTTGATAATGTAGACTATTCGAATTGTGATATAAtatgaatttgatttttttaatatatatatatatatatatatatatatatatatatattgtagttTCTAATAAAATCAAGTATAcgtattctcattttttttcaccaaaataaaagtgaaagacaAAAAGAAAATCCCagataaaatgaaaacaaatggattttctttttaataaaactcgtTTCCTTTTCAGTTTTCACCCTATAGTTATCCATGGGTGCAAATGTGCAATTAAATAAACGACTTACAAAAATATCTACGAAAGTTGTCGTCTGTGTTTTTGTACGTGTCAGGTCCTTATTAAGATGATTAACCTAATAAAGTTGGGTTATTGATCAAAGCTCAAAGGATGATGTAAAGTGAATTTTATTGGATAAGATTTATTAGTAAAAACTAAATGTACTTAGCCGCCCATGATGTACTAATTATATACTTTTTTAACGGCGCATACTAATCTAATTGGAGTATCTTCTAATCACCCTTTGATATTTTACTACGACTCTTgtgtttataaataaaaccattCTTTAAGGTTATAATAGATCCTGAATCATGCAAGGGAAAATTGAtggtaaagataaaaaaatctTGGGTTCGAGTTCACAGTAGCGCAATGTTTacatttatttgtttaattattaatttatattaaaaaaatcataaaatttccTGTAGACTtgggtgtacggtacactcggGTCGTACCCGACCCGAATCCTGACCCGAATCTGACCCAACTGGATTATTCTACCCGAATAACAAGTGttaagtgttagtgtcatttcgatatagtattaatatcatttataaatagtgttagtattattttacacgtagtgttagtgtcatttgtaaaacaaaataatgttagtgttattttcgaaatagtgtcatttgtaaaacaaaatagtgttagtatcATTCAAAGATCGTAttagtattagtgtcatttcaagaaaagAATGGATCAAAATAATCTAATTGGGTCAGAATTCAAGTCGAGTACAACTTAGGTGTACAACAGACCACCTCTTAAAAAATTGTTATGGCTAATTTCAACGAATTGAATttgttattatattaaattttatgctTGTTGCACTTGCATTTAATTGCAATAGATAGTGGAAGATAACAAATGAAAAAAATCCCATTCTATATAAAatacatataattatataaatttactttttttttaatccataaaaaattagttattgTTATGGCATAATGTGACACAACACCTAAATGTGGGATTGCGGGTGTGTATATGTAaccaaataaattaaagtgggGCATAAAATGATTCTCGTCATCAAACCCGCCTCTACAATTGTCTGTTCAAATATAACCGATTTAATTCTGAAAACTAAATTATTCACGGAATCATAAtgcaaataaatatttgaattttggtGCATGAAAGTATTAAAAGAGACATTTTGTATTTGACAGTACATATGTAAACTAAGCAAATTTAATTATGTGGATCCAAAAAAATGTTCTCGTATTTGACACTATATAATCTTATTCTCCTAAAtatccgtgcccaaaagaaatagaCCACGAATAGTGGGACTGATACGATTATATCAATGGTGGTGCTTTTCGAACAAACTCGAACTccagaaattttaaaaaacgaaaataaaaggGACTATTCGAGCAGCCTACACTTCatttgcaaaaaaataaaagctcTAATTCATTTTCTTCCTCCCCTCTagaaaacagagatgatatatatatatatatatatatatatatatatatatatatatatatatatatatatatatataggggacggttattcaataaaccacccttattttaagaattatgaaccagcaaaaatgcatgaattttatgtataacacgcatgaagaAACTGTATAAAgacatgaattgcgaaaaataattttttgctacctttgggattcgaactcaggaccatgaatttatccaacaaggtgatgaatcaaccgtagatcttgatgatctaagggctgaaaatggttcctaatttatattttaagaagcgttcttattttagccttccctatatatatatataggggagggctagaataaaaacactcttaagtgtataaaatataaatgattttcagcccttagatcatcaagatctacggttgattcgtaaccctgttggatgaattcgtggtcctgagtttgaatcccaaaggtaacaaaaatttatttttcgcaattcgtaactctgttggatgaattcgtaactctgttggataaaattcgtacattaaaaaatgtttatatttatattttaagaagtgttttcactgtagccctcccctatatatatatatatatataggaattggttcaattgagatttatatatattttgagattttgagataaatgaacatataagtacattttgatgaacttgtcaattaatttttatgaacgcgcgttggtctggggttcaatccctacaagtggcgtgttttttaaataaattaaatagattcatatgttcatcagttatattggttatgttcaaagaatttattgatatgttcatttatctcaaaatctcaaaatatttaaaatctcaatataagctaaccctatatatatatatatatatatatatatatatatatatatatagggtagggatcCACAAGGAATTCCCTTAGTATAGAGAATAAGGAATTAATCTTAACCATTGAATCTGAACAGATTAATGGTCAAGATTGAaggtaattaattattaatctccccttttttttcttctgaatAACCAAAACAGCAATAAAAAATCGTGTAGGGGTAGAGTAGTCAATTTCTCTATTTGGTGAACTGTCATTCCTAAATTAACGCtagtaaaaattgaaattactcCCCCTCAACCCACGTCTTCCGCACAACCACTTGGCTCTTCAGAAAACCCTACACCAGACGGCGATTCAACTCTAATTGCAGCGTCGAATTTGGCCATTTTTCCGGCGACAATACAACGTAAGttttatagtttattttataTGGTTTGGCCGGCGAAAGTGATACGCCGATTCATCAGCAAGTTTTACAATCGCCACCGCGCCGCCTCCCCAATTCCTTCTCCCTGTTCGGCGGGTCTGCCACAACTTGCCGCATCCCCTCTCGCCGTCGATAACAGCGGTGAATGGCAGCGTCCGCCACTCTCTCGTCGGTGCAGTGCAACCCAGTAGATCGGACCGTCGCTCTGGTCACCGATATCTTCTCCGTCTGACGAATCTATAGTTAGTCGAAGATTAGCGAGTAGAGGTGTATCCACAAAGACGTTCTCTTTAGTAAGTCTGCGATTCTTAAGAATGTTTTactgaatattttattttttgaatgaatatATGTCTTCTGCTATTCATATATTCTCTCTTTTGAATTTTCTGCtaaatcttatatatataaaatgggaattgtaaaattttggtTTTACTGATATTTTGATTGGGAACTGCTGAAGTTTTGCTAACATAAATGTGGAGTTTGCTGTAACTTTATGAAGAAACAAAACACATCTTTCGCTActttattttacattatttattCTCAATATGCTTGGATAAAATAAACGAATTAATTGATGTTCCCAACAAGTTTattcatttaaaaattatggTTATTCATTATGTGGTGGTATATTATTCATATGTTTGCTGTATTTTAGAATTTGATTGCGAGTTGCTCTTACTGTAGATATATTTTACTCTTATTGATTTTACTGTTTGTGCCATTTTAGACTCTTGGTGCagaaattatttcttattttaatatgattgtgaattaaatatTGACGAAATTGTAAAACCATCtatgattaaataattattttttatttaaatgttatttggttgtaaaattaaattattcaaatataatACTAGCTTATTCACAATAAGTGTATCGTATTCAGAATGTTAAATTTGACTTGAAGCTCCCGCTATACAATTGTGGAGGTGATTAAGGAATCCAGGGAGAAGCAGACATCACAGAGGTCACCAAGCAAGAATTGGATTTACTCTTGGATGAAGAGCATTAAGAGAGGGAAAAAAATACAGCTCAATAGAATTAAGATGAAGTGTTGGATTTATATGTCATTTATGTTTGTTCAGAAAAATTGTATTGTTATTCGACATCTTATAGTGACATATTTGTTTAATATGAATAGTGAATTGctttaaattattgtatatttgtataaaaaaattgtttttatttagaatatttgtattattattCGACATCTTATAATGacatattcattaaatatgaaatatgaATCACATATTAGCTTACACACTGAaactaattcttattttattcattGAATTATTGATATTATTCATTAATGTTTCCTATTTCATTCGGATATCgaatcatattttaaaattatacacATAATAATATAGTGATCAAAATGACCATATTCACCGAATTAttgaccaaaatgacaaaattcaGATACGattattcatgaaaaatgctactttattcaacaatatagtttccttattcacaatttatgagtatcatataaattattcagcaaactttattccttattcacataaatatgatttttattcgataaatcttgaacaaaattaagatacgattattcatgaaaaatgctactttattcaacaaaatagtttccttattcataatttatgagtatcatataaattattcagcAAGCTATTATCCTTATTCAGATACATATGGTTTTTATTCAAAAACGATATATTCAactaatatttttcttattcataATTTATGAGTAACAGTCACGTTATTCATCAAATTAGTATccttattcacaaaaatataattcttatttggtacgttttgaacaatattcaaatacaatatataattatttattatcacacaaagaaccaaattaatatgtacatgttttgaaataatgaaaaaaataaaatgctacATGAATTACTAAAAAATGTCGTGATTGCACATTAGttaaataatacaaatataatgaataaatacaaaaattcatTACATATCTAattatttgttgaaataatatCGTAATTGCACATTATTTAatctaaaaaagaaataaaattaatgaacatttaaataaaatatttgatttcttaattatatttgtcTACAATTGCAAGATATGTTCActgcatttaaaaaataatttttgaaatacaaaaacaaatacTACGAACAAATGAACCcagccaaaaaagaaaaaaaaatagaaaattaatcaTTCTAAAATTGCAGTAACACGTCAATTCAGgaacaaaaatattaatatttattgtattacCTTAAAGATAGATATGTACCATATCTtcccaaaaataaatagattatgTATGACTTAAATATAGACATAATCGGTTACAATAAAGGAGGATTACTATATTAAcctttttcaattaaaaaataacttAATATCCAAAAAAACATGATCCGTTagattgatttattttaatgctcaagattcattcttcattctctttacatttagctttcttttttgatcccttccctatatatatatatatatagctatagTTCTTAGCtatcaactattaatttcagaaACCTAATGGGCTAATTGGTGATGAAGTTGGGCTTCTCATGTGGGTGACACTCATTTGGGCTGGAGTAGTAATTGGGCCGGGGCCAGTGGGCTGTGCGTATCATTCCCAACTTCTTCGAAAAccaccttgtcctcaaggtAGAGACTCCTAACCTCCTTATAGACCTCTGCAAGTGCATAGGATTTTAGAATACTTCTTTTTCGAGCCACGTCTGCAATCATACAACTAAAGAGATGTTTGTTCAACTTGTAGGAAGAATCATTCCATAAATCCTTTTGGCATATTATCCCCTCTTCATGTTTCCCAGATAGGTGAGAGAATTGCACATATTCACACACACCAGTAGACTCATTCACATGACAAATCAATCATTCACAAACCAATCCCTTAATTTCATTACCCTTCTGAAAGTGCATTGACATAACTTTCTGATGCACTTCACTTATTTCAGATGCATCTGTAGCTTCTTGAATCTCTAAGCTTGCTTCACATGTTTCAGCCGTATCCTTGGCATCTTGATTCTCTAAGCAGAGTGGTTGTTCAGTTGCCTTGACAAAGCTCGCTGTTTCGCTTGCTTCTTTAGTTTCTTGTACGATCATCTGATTAACTTCTTGCTCTTGAAGTTGGCTCTTCTCATGTTCTTCAAATTTCGATGATCCAAAACGAAACTTGATAGCTATCTTCGATGATCCAAAACGAAACTTGATAGCTATCCAGAAGTTGCTCCAAGTCGTTAATAAGTAATTCGCCTCCAACCATCGGAACCATGTCAATGCCTCACCCTCTAAGTGATAAAAGACCAATGAAAGTCGATGCTCACCAGGGACATCGCGAAGAGTGAAGTATTTATCTTTTCAACATGTCCATTCATAAATATCACCATCTTTCCCAATAAACCTAAGTGAATTTAGTCCGAAAGCCATCAATATAGACACAGTATCAGATTCTCAAATATTAAACTCCTAAAATTCCTTCAACAAAACAAATTCAACTATCCATCAGCGTGCCTACTTTAATCCTTCTACAAGTAAAATCATATctataatcaatttctatccagTCGAAAATGGGTTCCATTCTTATAATACTAACATTAAATTATCCCAACATTTATCGATAATTTCATTCAACACGAGTTCTCAATTAATTACGAGAACAGAAGATGGACACAACAAATATGCCTTAAGTTGAAAAATGAGCAAAAGCATTTCCTTTTAGCCTCATTACTTAATTTGAGcactaaaataattgaaattttcCCTCACAAAAAGTTTTCATTCCAATAAAATTACTCAACCTTTCCCCCCACCACTTTTGAGCACATTTCTCCATCTTTataaacaaacacacacaagAATTACAGCAGATAAATTAAATCACAtgcatcattttttttaaaaaaagcaTGGAAAATGGCAAACTTTTTCATATAATATTGATCTCATTTTCACTCATAATAATTGCAACTCCATGTGCACATGGTTGGGGCTACG
The genomic region above belongs to Salvia miltiorrhiza cultivar Shanhuang (shh) chromosome 5, IMPLAD_Smil_shh, whole genome shotgun sequence and contains:
- the LOC131025073 gene encoding adenylate isopentenyltransferase-like codes for the protein MRRLSLLQFQTRHHGTPPFRRCAAKMASAAASRRHRKIVVVMGPTGCGKTKLSIDLASRFFRSSEIVNSDKIQIHRGLDITTNKIPPRDRENVPHHLLGEFDSSESHPEFTPSDFRLAASLLISRIHSRRNTPFVVGGSNSFIYALLAEKFDPESDAFAGPDSGVCRGLRYSCCFIWVDVSPAVLAEHLVRRVDDMLGSGMFEELAEYFGGGEWDSVSRRGLRGAIGVPEFRKYFERKARGDWTAGDDVAERGAYEEAVGAIKDNTCQLAKRQRGKILRLRDSAGWDLKRVDATAPLRAAMAGRNTAELWERQVVEPSVKIVNRFLMGD